Within Candidatus Binatia bacterium, the genomic segment ACGGCGACGGTGCCGTTCGGATAGACCTTCTCGACGTTTTCGAATGCGACGCTGGCCACCGCCCCGACACTACGCAAAAGCGGCCGCCCGTGGCAACGCGGAACCGGCGGTCCGCCTCGCCTCCCTGACCGCGCAGCCGCGCAACCTCCGCTTACCTTACCCGCGCCCCGGACGAGCCCGGCTCTTCGGGCGCGACGGTGCCGTCGGTGCCGGCGGCGGCGCACATGATCGGCAGCGGATCGCGGTCGGGGAAGAAGTCCTCGGCGGCCAGCATCGGGATGACGTTCTGCACGATTCGATCGGCCGCGAAGTATCTCTGAATCGCCTGCTCGCCGAGGTGGTTGACCAGCGATAGAAACAGCATTGCCTGATCGAGCGTAAGATACTTGTAGGCAACCGTACCGCGCCGCGGGTCGATGGCGTCGTAGAAACCGTATTCGCCGTAGGCGTCGAAGCGTTCGGTCATCGTACGCAGATTGGCTACGGCGGCCTCCGGAACGACCGCGAGCGCCAGCGCGGCGGCATGCGGGCTGACCGGCCCGGGGTCGTAACCGCGCGAACCGAGGATGCGGGCGCCGAATTCGCCGTAGCCCGTCCCGTCCACCGCCGCGCTCGGCGACAGTCCCCAGACCGGATACCCAAGCTGGTCCTGGGCATACTGCTGTTGCACCAGCGCGTGGATGACGCCGTTGACCCCCAGACTGCGGCGGGCATAGCGCAACTCGTCGAGAACGAGCACCGGCATGAGCGCCTCGAACATGCTGCCACCCCACGAGGGCACATAGCGGTAGCCGCCCCAGATGTAGGCTCCCGCCACCACCGGAACCCCGTCGTGTTCGACGGTGTGCACGTCCTGCGGTTGGAGCGTCTGCCAGCCGCACGACGTGGGAAAAGTACGCAGCATCCGGTACCAACTGGCCGCCGGAACGTCGCCCTTACCGATGGCGATCGACACGCCGAGACGCGCCTCCGTATACAGGACTCCGTAATGGAATCCGGCGCGGCCTCCGGTCGTCAGCGAGTAACCGTGCGACACGAGTTGGGTGTCTTCATCGTACAAGAAGCCATAGTTCGAGGCGGCAATCAGACGCGAGGCGTGGTCGGCAATCTCCGGAAAGGCATTGCGCGCGACGATCAGACCCGCGGTGAGCCACGTCGAGTCCACGAACGAAACGAAGTTGCTGGTGCGCTCGAGCGACGTCGTGTCGTAGAAATTGAAGAAGAACCCCTCGTGCGTCGGCAGCCGATCGAGGGTTGCGAAAACTCGTTGCAGACGTTCCAGGGCTTCGAGGCGAGTCACGAACCCGAGGTCGGCCGCACCGATCACGGCCATCACGTAGAGCCCGATGTTCGTCGGACTGGTGTAATCGCCGATCCAGGCGGTTTCCACGGCGGTGCCGGTCGGCCCGAACGCGACGTGATCGATCGGCAGACCGTTCTCGCGGTCCGTGAAGGCGTCGAGGCCGCGCCAGGTGTCGCGTGCCAGACGGACGAGAAAATCGCGATCGCCGGCGGGCATCGTGGCGCGGTCGACAAGCAGCTGCTGCGGCCATTCCCGCAGGCGGTCGCGCAGGAAGGGACGGGCAGTATCGAGCCCGCCGTGCGCGGTGTTCCAGGCCTCCTTGAGTGGGGTCAGGCTCTGCTCCCATGGGGTCGAACCCGGTCCGTGCGGCGGCGCGCCGAACACCGACGGTGCACAGGCCTCCAGCCTGGTGCTCGTCAGCCGGGCCGGTGACGGAGTGATCCGAGGCGCGCCGGTCAACCAGTCCCAATCGAGGCCAGCCGCGGCGCTGCGAGGACCGAGCCCGGCGGTGAGACCACTGGTCGAGGCGTCCGGGAACCAGGTGGCCGGCAGGGTGGATGCACAGAAGCTGAGCAGCAGCCACCCGAGGTATTGCACTGAGCGGGGAATCGACACCGCGTTGAAAACCCTCTGCACTCTATACTGCCGGCGCCGCTTCGGCCGCCCGCCTTATACTTATTTATCGGGTCCGCAACGGCCGAAGTCAATTTCGTTCTTAACCTCGATCCCGGTCGGTCGAGCGCGGTCGTGTCCGGCCGCCGCCCCCCCCTTTACCGGCCGGTATTGGTGTTACCGCGCGCCCTCACTGCGGTTGCAGCGTGTACGACCAGGTTTCGGTGAGGGTCGAGTCGCCCTTGTCGAGAAAGGCGCGAAGTTCGATCGGCTCCTTGCGTTTCGGTCGTACCTGGAATGTCAGTCGCCATTCTCCGGTGCCCGGCTTCTTCACCACGTGCTGGTCGAGCAGCTCGGCGCTTTCTTCCCCGGAGGCGATGGTGATCACACCCCGCAGTACGGTCGTGTCGGGCAGCGCCGCAAGCGACTTACCGGCGAAGTCGACGACGAAACGGTAGGCGTTTTCCTTGTTGCCCCGGTCACGCCGCGTGGCCACGACACGGCCGCCGGGCGAACGGGTGGAGTCGTCGCCGTACCAGTACACCGTGTACGAGATTGCCGCGCGCTCTCCCGGCTTCGGCGGCGCGTCCGCGACCCAGTAGGCGACGATGTTGTCGTTGGTGTCGCCCTTGGTCGGAATCTCGACGAGTTCCACCCGGCCTTTGCCCCAGTCGCCGCTGGGAGCCACCCACGCGCTCGGCCGCCGTTCTCGCCGGGTCTCGAGGTCCTGGTAACTGTCCAAATCGCGGTCCCGCTGAACGATGCCGAAGCCCTTCGGGTTCGGCATGCGAAAGCCGGTAACCTGCAGCAGCTTCGGATTGTCCAGCGGGCGCCACAGCCACTCCCCGGTGGCCAGGTTGAGCAGAAGGCCGTCGGAATCGTGCACCTCGGGCCGGAAGTCCTCGACCGGCCGGCCGGTATTCTCGCCGTAAAAGAACATCGATGTGAGGGGTGCGAAACCGATCTTTTGCACCTCCCGGCGCAGGAACAGCCGCGCCTCTACCGCCACCGCAGTCTGCGCACCGGGGATGATCGCGAAGCGGTACGCACCGGTCAGGCTGGGGCTGTCGAGCAGGGCGTATACAACCAGCTCTTTCGACTTCGCCGCCGGCGTCATCAGCCAGAACTCGCGGAAGCTCGGGAACTCCTCGCCGCTGGGCAGCGCCGTATCGACCGCGAGCGCCCGCGCGGACAGACCGAACACCTGGTCCTTGCCCACGGCACGAAAGTAACTGGCGCCGAGAAAGACGATGACCTCGTCATGGTAATTCGGCTTCTTGATCGGCGCGTGGATGCGGAACCCCGCGAAACCGATGCGTTGCGGCACCTTGCTGGCGAAGTCGTTGCGGCCGTAATCGAACAGGCTCGGCGAGAACTCGACCGGGCGGACGGTGGAGCCGTCGACGACGTTGATGGCAACGGCGCGGTCGTAGTACAGCCCCGGATGGAAGAACTGCACCTGGAAAGGCAGCTTCTTGCCGCGCCACAACGCCTCGTCAGGTCGAAAACGGATGTCGCGCCACTGGTCGTAGCTGATGTTGCGCAGCCACTCGGGAACTTCGTCGCGCGGCGGCTCGTACTCCTGTCCCGCCAGTTGCTGGGCGCGGGCGATGACGTCGTTGAGATCGAACGCCACCGCACTACCGGTTGCCACCACGGTGCATAAGATGCCAAGGAGCAGCGTGGCCGTCCGCCGCCGAAGACGGCCACGACGACACCAGCGTGCATAACTCGCAGGAACCGAACCGAACATGCCCCCCTTGTCGTCCACGCGAGTGAGCCGGTCAAGGGCGGGCGGACAGTGTCGAAAGCAAAGCCGCCGCATTGCAAGGTCGAGACGGGCAGGGCCAATCTGGATGACGACGACCGGGCCCTCGGATTACCGGCGGCGGGTGCGAAGCAGCCTGCGACGAGCGCTCCTGGCCGTATTGCTCCTCGCCGGTTGTCGGCCGGCCCCGGTGCAGCAGACCGTCGTCGAGATGTGGGCCATGGGTCGCGAGGGCGAGCTCGTTCAGCAGCTCCTGCGCGATTTTCCGCACCGCGAGCCGGGCATCCGCGTCAAGGTGCAACAGGTTCCGTGGAGTGCGGCGCACGAGAAACTGCTGACAGCTTTCGTCGGCGGGTCGACGCCGGACGTGGTGCAGGTCGGCACGACCTGGATTCCGGAGCTGGTCGCGCTGGGGGCGCTCGAACCTCTCGACGCGCGACTTGCGGCATCGACGAGGCTGCCGGCGGACGATTTCTTCGCCGGCATTGCCGACACCAACGTCATTGACGGCGTGACTTACGGAGTGCCGTGGTACGTCGACACGCGGCTCTGGTTCTACCGCCACGACGTGTTCGCGACGGCGGGCATCGCGGAGATGCCGCGGACGTGGGACGCATGGGACACGGCAATGCAGCAGGTCGCGGCGCAGGTCGGCGACGGCCGCTTCGCCCTGCTCCTGCCGCTCGCCGAATGGCAGCCGCTGGTGATTCTCGCGCTGCAATACGGGGCCACGCTGCTGCGCGACGACGACCGCTACGGCGACTTCCGCAGCCCGCCGTTCCGGGCCGCCTTCGCGCGTTATCTGGCGCTGTTCCGCGACGGCCTGGCACCGGCAACCGGCGCCGCCCAGATCGCCAATCTCTATCAGGACTTCGCCGACGGGTTCTTCGCGTCGTTCCTGAGTGGGCCGTGGAACATCGAGGCGCTGAACCGGCGCCTTCCGCCGGCGGCGCGGGGGACGTGGGCGACGGCGCCGCTGCCGAGCGTCGACGCGGTCTGGCCGGGCGTCTCGCTGGCCGGGGGGGCCAGTCTTTCCGTACTGCGGACGTCCCCGCGGCAGGAGGCGGCGTGGCGCGTGATCGAGTACCTGTGCGAACCGGAGCGGCAACTCGCCTTCTACAGACTGGGCGGCGACCTGCCGTCGCGGCGCAGCGCCTGGGCCGCGGGGGCGCTGGCGTCCAACCCGCCCACGGCGGCCTTCTGGCAGCAGCTTCAGCGCGTGCGTTCGACGCCGAAGGTACCGGAATGGGAACGGGTGGCGGGTAAGATCACCCAGTACGCCGAAGCGGCGGTGCGGGGCGACCTCGATCCGGAGACGGCGCTCGTGCGTCTCGACGCCGACGTCGACGCGATTCTCGAGAAACGCCGCTGGCTCATGCGCCGCGCCGCGGAGATGGGCCCGTGAGCGCCCGCCGACTGCCGCGAGTCAGCCCGGCGTGGGCCTTTCTGGCCCCACCGCTGCTGCCCATCGCGGCGTTCTTTGTACTGCCCGTAGCCGCGTCGGTGCTGCTCAGTTTGACCGACTTCGACATCTACGCGATCGCCGACCGCACCAACTTGCGATGCGCGGGGTCAGGCAATTACCGCCGCCTTCTCGGCGACCCGTTGTTCTGGACGGCTTTGCGGAACACGGCGCTGTTCGTGGTGCTGGCGGGGCCGCTGTCGGTCGCCCTGTCGCTGGGCGCGGCGTTGCTGGTGTCGGCTCCGGCCGTACGGTTGCAGCCGCTGTTCCGCACGATCTTCTTTCTGCCCGTGGTAACGACGCTGGTCGCCGTCGCGGTGGTGTGGCGCTACCTCTATCACCCGCGCGTCGGCTTGCTGAACTACGGCCTCGGGCTCATCGGACTCGGCCCCGTCGATTGGCTCGGCGACCCGCGCTGGGCGATGCCGGCGATCGTCGTGCTCGCGGTGTGGAAGAACTTCGGGTTCAACATGGTGATCTTCATGGCCGGGCTGCAGAGTATCCCCGAACGGTTGTACGAGGCGGCGCGCATCGACGGCGCGGGAACGTGGCAGCAGTTCCGGCAGGTGACACTGCCGATGCTTATGCCGACGCTCGTGTTCGTCGGCATCATGACCCTGATCGGCCAGCTCCAGTTGTTCGCCGAACCTTACGTGATGACGCAAGGCGGGCCGGCGCACAGCACGCTCAGCGTCGTGCTGCTCATGTACCAGGAGGGCTTTCGCTGGTGGAACATGGGTTATGCGGCGGCCGTAGCCGTGGTCCTGTTCCTGATCATCCTCGGCCTGACGGCCGTGGCGACGCGGATGCGGAGATCCTGAGGCGCGCAAGGTCGGAGCGATCCCATGGGCCGAATCGTATACCCGATGGCGATTTACGCGGCGCTGGCGCTGCTCACGCTGGCAACCCTCCTGCCGTTCGCATGGATGGTGTCGGCTTCGTTCATGCCCACCGGCGAGGCCACCGCGCTACCGCCGCGTCTGCTGCCGAGTACGCCGACAGTGGCGCACTACGTGGCTCTGTTCACGCGCCTCGATCTGGGACGCGCGGCCGGCAACAGCGCCCTGCTGGCGGCGGCAATCACGCTCATCTCGCTGCTGCTCAACTCGATGGGCGGCTACGCGTTCGCGAAGTTCCGGTTCCGGGGCCGCGACCGTCTCTTTCGGATACTGCTGGCCGCGCTGATCGTTCCGTCCCAGGTATCGATGCTGCCGTTGTTTCTGATGCTGAAGCAACTGGGCCTGGTAAACACTTACTGGGGGGTCATTGTGCCCGGCCTGTCGAGCATCTTCGGGATGTTCCTCGTGCGCCAGTACGCGCAGTCGATTCCGGACAGCCTGCTCGACGCGGCGCGCATAGACGGCGCCGGCGAATTCCGCATCTACTGGTCACTTATCCTGCCGGCATGCAGGCCGGTACTGGTGACCCTCGCTCTGTTCACCTTCATGGGCACCTGGAACGACTTTCTCTGGCCGCTCGTCGTTCTGACCGACGACACGATGTACACGCTGCCGGTAGCGCTGGCGAATCTCCTCGGCGAGCACGTGCAGGACACCGAGCTGATGATGGCGGGAGCCGTACTGACGGTCACGCCGGTGATCGTGCTCTTCATCGCCCTGCAGCGGTACTACATCGCCGGCATCCTGAGCGGCGGGGTGAAGGAGTAGCCGGACGCGGGCGGATCAGAGGTTACCGGCGGGCGGGCCGGCCTCGTTCCACAGCCGCACCGCCGGCTCGTCGCGGTTGTGTTCGTAGCCGAGAACCGACAGGGCGGCGGCGTTGAGCAGGAAATAGCGGCCGTAATCCGGTGGCAGACCGAGCCAGCGCGTGACCAGCACGCGCAAGAAGTGGCCATGGGCGAACAGGGCGGCGTCGCCGCCGGCCCGGCGCACCTTCGCTACGATGCGGTCGGCTCTGGCCCCCACTTCCGCGGCGGTTTCGCCGTTCGGACAACCGTCACGAAAGAGATTCCATTCCGGCCGCTCGGCGTGAATGTCGACGGAGCGGCGGCCTTCGTAGTCTCCGTAGTTCCATTCCATCAAGTCGGGATCGGGGACGGCGTGTGCGCCGAAGCCGGCGAGTTCGCACGTCCGTTGCGCCCGCTGGAGCGGGCTCGTCAGCACCAGAGCGAACGCCCTGCCGCGCAGCCGCGCGCCGAGGCGACGCGCTTCTTCCTCACCCGTGGCCGTCAAGCCGATGTCGGTCCGTCCCGTGTGCTGTCCGGTGGCGGTCCACGCCGTGTCGCCGTGGCGCGCCAGGTACACCTGCTGTAAAGCACCGTTCATTTCGCTCCCTCCTGCCGTGGGCTGGCACGGCGACTCCGGTGCAGCCATGCCGGGCGCACGGCGCACGGACAATCTCCGTGCCGGCGGGTGGCCGTCCTTCGTCACCCGCTTACCGGCATCAGCCGTCCAGCCACATACTCACCCAGAAGCGGCCACAAGTCCGGCGACCAGAGCTACGCCCACAAACATTTCGTCGGCTCCGCCGATAATCGTCGACGGAGACCCACACTGGATGCCGGTGCATCACCGCCGTCTGATTACGGCGGACTCGTCCGCGGGGGTCGCCGTAAACCCCTCACGACCAGCGGCATCCCGCAGACGGCTGTCGAGACAGACGAACTCATGCCCCGCCGGCTGGTCCCCCACTGCAATCAGCGCCGCCGCCAACTGCAACGCGTCCGCCGCACGGAGACGGTGGGTAGCCAGGAGCCGGAGGGCGCGTTCGCGCACCGGCCCCAGTGCGGCGACTTCGGTCCACGAGTGCGCCAGGAGCGCGAGATTCGCCAGGGCGGCCGAGCGGTCTTCGCTCGTGAGCGCGCCGTCCGTGGCCCGGCGCTCGATCGCCGACGTGATTTCGACCGAGCTGAGGCACCACGTGACCAGCGACGTCCCTGACGCCATGGATCGCAGCACGGCACTGCTCGGCTCTTCCACACACAGCGGCACGAGCGCAGAGGCGTCCCAGTACCGCATCTCAGAATCGGTCCTCTCGCTCCTCCACGAGCGCGCCGGCGACCGATTTCTTCGGGCGCGGCAGCGCCCGCTTGAAGAAGCTACGTGGCAGCTCCGCCACCGGCAAACGCACCAGCCCCGCCGCGGCAAGGGCGCGCAGCTCGTCATCCGCCGACCGCACCGGCATGAGCTGCGCCACGGGGCGCCCTCGATCCACAACCACGACCGGCTCACCTCGCGCCACGACGCGAAGGTAGTGACTCAACCGATTCTTGACGTCGGTGACCGAAGCCTGCATGTGGCTAATCTAGCCCGCTACCTCGAGCCAGACAAGCCTTCGACTCGTCTGGCCAACGAACACTGGCCGCCACTACGCGTGGTTCGCTTACCGGCCGGCTCAGACTCGCAATAAATCGGCGCCCGGGGAAGAACGGATACTGGCAACCCTTGTTCCCTGCCGGCGAGAGTTCCTCGGACCGTGGGAAGACGTTTCCCGATCCGATTTTCCGTAACCGGCGACTTACTAGTTAATGGCATCGGTGCACAGATCTCGCCCGCGGCTGTCGGGGGCCCGCGCGTGTCGCAGACGGCTCCTTGGCCCCGTGCTTATCGTCGGCCTCGCGCTCGGCGCCGTACTCGGCGAGCCCGACCTCGATCGTGCCTTCGCTCAAAGCGGCGGGCCGTACCGCATCTCCAGAGCGACGATCGCCGGCGGCGGCGTCACTTTCGGCAGCGGGGGAACCCACCGTCTGGGTGGAACCGCCGCGCAACCCCATGCCGGGGTCTTCGCCGGCGACAACGTGGCCCTTACCGGCGGCTTCTGGATCGCCGACGGGGCTGCACCCCCGGGCAGCTCTGTCAGCGGAAGCGTTCGATACTACAACGCAGACCGCGCCGTTCCGGGCGTGACGGTCAGTTTGTCCGGCGCCACTGCGGTGTCGGCATCCACCGACAGCGCCGGCACGTACGCCGCGACGGGCCTCGACAGCGGCTCCTGGGAAGCCCGCCCCGTCAAAATCGGCGATCGCCGTCAGGGCGTAAGCGCACTCGACGCCAGCTATGTCTTGCAGTCTGTCGTCGGCCTCCGCAGCCTGTCAGCGGCGCAATCCCTCGCCTGCGACGTTACGGGCAACGGCTCCATTAGCGCTCTGGACGCAGCGCGCATAATGCAGCTGGTCGTCGGTGTCATTTCGACGTTCCCCGCGAGCACCATGTGCGGGAGCGACTGGCTGTTCACGCCGGACCCCGCTGCCCCGGGCGCCCCACAGCTCACGTTTCCGCAACTCGCCGGCGGGACGTGCCAAAACGGCGCCTTCGCCTACGAACCGCTCGACACCGCCCTGACCGGCCAGGATTTCACCGCGATCCTGCTCGGCGACTGCACGGGCAACTGGACGCCTGCTGCCGCCGGAACCGGACGGAGCAGCCCCGGCGAGGAAGGCCCATGACCGCTGGCCGCAATCCGCTCCCAGGTTCCGACCCCATCCCCCCGAGGAGAAAGAGAATGTGCCGCACGCTTCGAGCCGTGTCGACTGTAACCCTTGCCGCCCTGCTGTGTTGCGGCGCCGCCAGGGCGGTCGACACGGCTTTCACCTATCAGGGCCATATCGATGTTAGCGGTTCTCCGTTCACGGGCACGTGTGACATCGAGTTCGTCCTCGCCGACGCTGCTGTCGGTGGCAATACCGTCGGCGCCGCCTTCACCGCCAGCAGCGTCCCGGTTGCAGAAGGCCTGTTCACGGTGGAGGTCGACTTCGGTGCAGGGGTGTTCACCGGCGAGGACCGTTGGCTTCAGATCGGCACTCGCTGCCCCGCCGGCAGCGGCAGCTTCGTGCCCCTCAGCCCACGCCATCGACTGAGCGCGACCCCGTACGCACTATTTGCGGAGACGGTCGCTACCAACGCGATCGCCGGGCCCCACATCGCGGATGGGTCGATCGGCAACGCCGACATCGCGAACAGCTCGATCCTCGGCTTTCTGAAGATCGTTCAAGGGACCATCACCAGCCCGCTGCTTGCCACCGACGCCGTCGGCAGCACGCAGGTTCTCGACGGATCGATTCTAAACGCCGATCTGGGCACGAACGCGGTGACCTCGGACAAGATTCAGGACGGCACCGTAACGGCAGCCGATATCGCCGACGGGACCATCGACAACGGCAAGCTGACGAACCCGACGCTTACCGTCACCGCCGGGCCGGGATTGAGCGGCGGTGGCACCGTGGCTCTGGGCGGCTCGGTGACGCTGGCGACTGCCGGACCCGGCGTATCGGCGCAGAAGGTTGCCTTGCTCCGGTGGTACGAGGCGGCCGAGAACGGTGCGTCGATCGCCGTTGGCTCTGGGCCGGAGGGGATCGCCTTCGACGGACAGAATATGTGGGTCGCGAATAAATCGAGCGACAACGTCACGAAGATCCGGGCAGGCGACGGAACGGTGTTGGGCACCTACGCCACAGGCAGTAGCCCCAGGTATCTCGTCTTCGACGGCATCGACGTATGGGTGTCGAACTTCTTCGGCGACAGCGTGACCAAGCTCCGGGCCAGTGACGGAGCCACCCTATCGACGATATCGGTCGGAGGGCACGCGAACGGAATGGCCTTCGACGGGACTCACGTGTGGGTTGCGGCGTATAGCACCAACAGTCTCAAGAAGATTCTCGCCAGCGACGGTACAGTGATCGCGACAGTCCCTACCCAAACGGGCCCCAAAGCGCTGGCATTCGACGGTCAGAACATCTGGGTCGTCCACCAGAACTCAAATAACGTCATCAGAGTTCGCGCCAGCGACGGAGTCGTGGTTGGCTCCTCGGTAGTTACGACGGCCGGCGGGATTGCGTTCGACGGTGAGAACATGTGGATCTCGCAAAATAATCTAGATCAGGTCACGCGGCTACGCGCGAGTGACGGTCTGTTTCAGGGCTCTTTTGCCGTCGGCAATTATCCACAAGATATCGTATTCGACGGCGAGAGTGTCTGGGTGTCCAACCGGGACGACGGCACGGTGACCAAGCTTCGCGCCAGTGACGGCACCGTCCTCGGCACATTCGCCGTAGGAAGCCAACCGCGTGGGCTCGCCTTCGACGGCGGCTACGTCTGGATCGTCAACAGCGGCAGTCACAGCGTCACCAAGAGGTGATGCCGTTTGTGACGGTGCCGGCAGGGCGGCGGCGGGAGTGGATTCGACAGATCGGCCTGTCGCCGCGTCTTCCGGGGCCATCCCTTCCTCTCTTTTCCTTCGCCAACGCGCCCGAAGGAAGCTAGCGACGTTTCCGGGCGCGCGGCCGAACCGGGACGTCTGGCGCAGCGGAAAACGGGTTTTCGATGCGCACACCGGCCAGCCGCGCACCGTGCTGCAGATCTTCCGTGCAAAGTATCTCGCAGCCGCCGCGCTGCGCGGCGCGCAAGATGAGCGCATCCCAGAACGACAGCCGATGCAGCTCCTGCAGGCCAACGGCCGCCTCGATGTCGGGTACGTCGATGACCACAACCCCGGGTCGGCTCAGGCCGCGGCGGCGCGCTCCCGAGGGGCCCGGCGCGAACTGACCAGAAGCCGGGCACGGAGCGCGTGCAGGCCTCGGGTCTGCAGGCGCTTCAGGGTGCCGAGGGGTAAGCCCAGCCGGCTGGCAGCCTCCTCGTACGAATAGCCGGCGAGGTAGATGGCTTCGATTACGGCACGTTCGCGACGGTCGAGGGCGTCGAGGGCGCGCTGGACGTCGAGGCGGATGTCGTCGCGCGGCGTGACGGCCACATCCGCGAGTGGACAGTCGACTCCCCTGCCGCGGTGGCGGTCGAACCAGTCCGCCAGCTTGTTGCGCGTCACCGCACCGACATACCCGATGAAGGCGTCACCCGCGCGGGGGCGGCCCTGGCGGACACCGATCACGAGGGCCACCAGCACGTCCTGCCGGAGATCGTCCCAGGAATCGCCGATATCGTGGGCGCGGGCCCGAACCAGGAACCCCGTAACGATCCGACTAACGGCCAGCACGGCCGCGGGCGTACCGCACGCGAAACCCGTCATGAGACTAACCGATTCGTTAGGCATCGGCCCCCCAACTATCCTCGACCCGGCACCGGTCGGACCGCGGTCCTGCAGAACCGCAACCCGGCGGCGGGCCGCTACTGGAGATCACAGCGTCTGTTGTACAGTTCCGATCTCGAATCAAGCGGGGCCCCGCAGGATCTCCTCCGCCACAGCAGCCGGTGGGGCGGGCGGGTCGGACCGTTCCACGTCATCGGAGTTGCTCGCGTCGAAAGGTCCTTTCCCGCCCCCGGCTTACACTCCGATGCATTCGAACCCGAGTGCCCGCGCCGCGGTGGCCTGCTGTCGATCGTGGGTGGCGAAGGTCAGTTCGATGTGCTGCCGCTCGCGCAGCAAGAGGGCGCTGGCGAGGTGCAGGGCGTCCAGGGTCTTCACCACGGTACCCATCGGCAACGACGCACGGCGCAGCACCGCCCGGCTCAGTGCCACGTGCCGGAGGCCACGCTCGACGCGGGCGAGGGTGGCAATCGCTGCGACGACCGCCGCGTCATCGAGCGCGCCGGTGAGCCGCAAGCGATCGACTGCGCGCCGCGCCTCGACCCCCAGCATCTCACTCGCATACGCGGTTTTCCAACGGCCCCACGATTCGATCGGCACGCCTTCGCGCAAGACCGCGCGCAGCACGACACTGGCGTCGAGATACACGATCATCGCTGGTCCCGGCTCTCGCGCAGCGTCGCGACCACGTCGACTTTGCGGCGCAGGCGAATCCTCGGCAGCTCCCGAAGCGCTGGCAGGCGGCCCCTGGCGGGCTCGATGCGGAGATCGTCCTCGGCACCTCCGTCGACGGGGACGATCTGAGCGATCGGGTGGTTGCGATCGCATACAATGACGGTTTCGCCGCCGCGCACGTCCGCCAGATACGCACTCAGCCGGGCTTTCAAGCCGGAGACGTTGGTGTGTTTCATGGCCACCTTATGGCCTCATGTGGCCATGGCGTCAAAC encodes:
- a CDS encoding type II toxin-antitoxin system Phd/YefM family antitoxin yields the protein MKHTNVSGLKARLSAYLADVRGGETVIVCDRNHPIAQIVPVDGGAEDDLRIEPARGRLPALRELPRIRLRRKVDVVATLRESRDQR